One Triticum dicoccoides isolate Atlit2015 ecotype Zavitan chromosome 4B, WEW_v2.0, whole genome shotgun sequence genomic window carries:
- the LOC119293651 gene encoding transcription repressor OFP1-like: protein MPASSWFHKLRGRSTRKAKRSPACPPSPTRGSSAAASPECTDQQTSQQRRPPALPPAACAGYSPNRASYYFPSADRGALRCIAPRGADDDDGAALDVRVDVIHSRAGRLGGIDAPPATPELNLRRIVTRPAAKNDPAEGVAVGSSAGTPTSAATTPTTCRARGFHVKPAGRRRRRGHDDKSARKEKTAEDAGSRRRRWLYESLVVVKTSSDPERDMAESMAEMVAANRIRSSEDLEELLACYLALNAAEHHRAVVAAFRRVWLHIAGQRMRHLRH from the coding sequence ATGCCAGCCTCCTCCTGGTTCCACAAGCTCAGGGGGAGGAGCACAAGGAAGGCCAAGCGATCGCCCGCGTGTCCGCCGAGTCCGACGCGcggctcctccgccgccgcctcgccggagtgcACGGACCAACAGACAAGCCAGCAGCGCCGGCCACCCGCGCTTccaccggcggcgtgtgccggctacTCTCCCAACAGAGCCTCCTACTACTTTCCGAGCGCGGACCGGGGAGCGCTCCGGTGCATCGCCCCGCGCGgcgccgacgacgacgacggcgcggCCTTGGACGTCCGTGTCGACGTCATCCATAGCCGCGCCGGCAGGCTCGGCGGCATAGACGCGCCTCCGGCGACGCCGGAGCTCAACCTTCGGCGCATCGTCACGAGGCCCGCCGCCAAGAACGACCCCGCGGAAGGCGTCGCCGTTGGCAGCAGCGCCGGCACCCCCACCTCGGCTGCCACGACGCCGACCACCTGCAGGGCGCGGGGGTTCCACGTGAAGCCGGCCGGCAGGCGGCGTCGGCGCGGCCACGACGACAAAAGTGCCCGGAAGGAAAAAACAGCCGAGGACGCGGGCAGCAGGAGACGGCGGTGGCTGTACGAGAGCCTGGTGGTGGTGAAGACATCGTCGGACCCGGAGAGGGATATGGCGGAGAGCATGGCGGAGATGGTGGCGGCCAACCGCATACGGTcatcggaggacctcgaggagctGCTGGCGTGCTACCTCGCTCTCAACGCCGCCGAGCACCACCGCGCCGTCGTTGCCGCGTTCCGCCGTGTCTGGCTTCACATCGCCGGCCAAAGAATGCGCCACCTGCGACACTAA